One Glycine max cultivar Williams 82 chromosome 6, Glycine_max_v4.0, whole genome shotgun sequence DNA segment encodes these proteins:
- the LOC102661364 gene encoding protein bicaudal C homolog 1: protein MAELPAPEAQLNGGAPATTANSSEPIGSKRQRRPSVRLGDIGDQPYDSHPRRAAAKTWRLAFDHPRHSSSAAAAARPSKIRPLTNLTPAAAVAELGETLESDGNVDSVLIGSWKVKDSKKRGGGAKRIRSNWISRIDGGEDDDDDIIVDEDGYHHRDFSAEHSESPMREEHSPIMENLGVDEEREVQHYHERNGNSGSGDGVRVWLNGLGLGRYAPVFEIHEVDDEVLPLLTLEDLKDMGISAVGSRRKMFCAIQKLGKGFS from the coding sequence ATGGCAGAGCTCCCGGCGCCGGAGGCGCAGCTCAACGGCGGAGCCCCAGCAACGACGGCGAATTCCTCGGAGCCCATCGGATCGAAGCGGCAACGGCGGCCGAGTGTCCGATTGGGCGACATCGGCGACCAGCCCTACGACTCCCACCCCCGCCGCGCCGCCGCGAAAACGTGGCGCCTCGCCTTCGACCACCCCCGCCACTCCTcctccgccgccgccgccgccaggCCCTCCAAGATCCGCCCCCTCACGAACCTCACCCCTGCCGCCGCCGTCGCCGAGTTAGGCGAAACCCTAGAGAGCGACGGCAACGTGGATAGCGTTCTAATCGGAAGCTGGAAGGTGAAGGACTCCAAGAAGCGCGGCGGCGGCGCTAAGCGTATCAGATCGAATTGGATTTCGCGAATCGACGGCGGCGAAGACGACGATGACGACATCATCGTCGACGAAGACGGTTACCACCACCGAGACTTCTCCGCCGAACACTCCGAAAGCCCCATGAGGGAGGAGCATAGCCCTATCATGGAGAATTTGGGCGTGGACGAAGAACGAGAGGTGCAGCATTACCACGAAAGAAATGGTAATTCTGGAAGCGGAGACGGTGTTAGGGTTTGGCTCAATGGATTAGGGTTAGGTCGTTACGCTCCCGTTTTCGAAATTCACGAGGTTGATGACGAGGTTTTGCCCTTGTTAACGTTAGAGGATCTTAAGGATATGGGGATTAGTGCTGTTGGGTCGAGGAGGAAAATGTTTTGTGCGATTCAGAAGCTTGGGAAAGGGTTCTCCTGA